A section of the Spartinivicinus poritis genome encodes:
- a CDS encoding Tn3 family transposase, translated as MSAEHETAYPRFKSNLTDTELSEIYTPTDNELAFARRHSGNQAERLALLLQLKVVQRLGYFTQLTEIPTTIRSHIAQHAHIKGVSKTQLRNLDRAGTRHRLRHLVRSRLKIKPFEDGGTEVVAESTAIAAQTMQELVDIINVAIEELIRQRFELPGFTKLLRTARSARAYANTQIYQAITSQLSTDIKNALDQLLVVDPDASESGWQRLKCEPKKPTNKQVRAYLNHLTWLKQWVEKLPDMSFIAAAKWRQFVLEARTFDAADLKRMKPSKRYALAAMMFHVQLRRAMDNAVTILTRKMATLHNNAKQRLENYHLQRTKAVDTLIEQFRKMLHAFNDGESDAERVGGINKVLTDSPENLMAECDQHMTYAGDNYIPFMLSSFQAQRPLLLNCLELLNIQSSSSDQSLVEACHFVKDHRHSRKAILPLSEGLSLHWLPEKWKKMVISKSSATVEITELNRKYFEICVLSQVVTELKTGDLFVEHSDEYNDYRDQLITWPEYEEQISDYCTLLEIPQDPNGFVETLQSELANMATAVDQQFPENEYVDIDDNGLIIHKHEKTAEPISLKKLDQAITERLPEQNILDVMIEAESWLSLHKKFGPVTGFDTKLKEPQKRFIATLFCYGCNLGPEQTARSIEELSRKQVAWMNLHHITEERLDKAIQAVINAYNKFRLPKSWGSGKHVSADGTKWNLYEQNLLSEYHIRYGGYGGIGYYHVSDMYIALFSHFISCGVYEAIYILDGLIKNESDIQPNTVHGDTQAQSTPVFGLAHLLGINLMPRIRKPKKLIFYRPQRGINYKHIDRLFGEAINWSLIKTHLPDMLRIALSIKSGEITPSTILRRLGTKSRKNKLYFAFRELGRAIRTRFLLKYIGDIELRRTVQTATNKSEEFNQFAQWLLFGGEGVIAENIQHEQRKIIKYNHLVANLVILHNVNNMTRVLNELKKEGFDITTELVAGLAPYRTYHLNRFGDYSLHLGRQIEPMNFQTTFL; from the coding sequence ATGAGTGCCGAACACGAAACCGCCTATCCTCGCTTTAAATCCAATTTAACCGATACTGAGCTATCAGAAATCTACACCCCAACGGATAATGAGTTGGCATTTGCTCGACGCCACTCTGGAAATCAAGCTGAACGCCTAGCCTTACTTCTGCAGCTAAAAGTTGTGCAGCGGCTTGGTTATTTCACCCAATTGACGGAGATACCCACAACAATCCGCTCCCACATTGCTCAACATGCACACATCAAAGGAGTCAGCAAAACCCAACTACGAAACTTAGATCGAGCAGGTACTCGTCACCGCTTACGTCATCTAGTTCGGAGCCGACTCAAAATCAAGCCATTTGAAGATGGTGGTACTGAGGTAGTGGCTGAGTCTACAGCAATAGCAGCTCAAACTATGCAGGAGTTGGTGGATATAATAAATGTAGCTATTGAGGAGCTGATACGCCAACGTTTCGAGTTACCTGGATTTACTAAGTTATTGCGCACTGCCCGTAGTGCACGGGCCTATGCCAATACGCAGATTTACCAGGCGATAACCAGTCAGTTAAGCACTGACATCAAAAATGCCTTGGATCAACTGTTGGTCGTGGATCCTGATGCCTCCGAAAGCGGTTGGCAACGTCTTAAATGTGAGCCAAAGAAGCCCACCAACAAACAAGTCCGCGCCTATCTCAACCATTTGACTTGGCTAAAACAATGGGTAGAAAAGCTCCCTGATATGAGTTTTATTGCTGCTGCCAAATGGCGACAGTTTGTTTTAGAGGCTCGTACCTTTGATGCTGCTGACTTGAAGCGTATGAAACCTTCAAAACGGTATGCACTGGCTGCCATGATGTTTCATGTACAACTCCGCCGAGCAATGGACAATGCAGTGACCATTTTAACCAGGAAAATGGCCACTTTGCACAATAATGCCAAACAACGCTTAGAGAATTACCATCTGCAGCGGACCAAGGCAGTCGACACGCTCATTGAGCAGTTTCGTAAAATGTTACATGCCTTCAACGATGGTGAGTCAGATGCAGAGCGTGTAGGAGGCATTAATAAGGTGCTTACTGATAGTCCAGAAAATCTGATGGCAGAGTGCGACCAACATATGACCTATGCAGGTGATAACTATATCCCTTTTATGTTGAGTTCTTTCCAAGCACAACGCCCATTACTGCTTAACTGCCTCGAATTATTAAATATTCAGTCATCATCCAGCGACCAATCCTTGGTAGAAGCCTGCCACTTTGTAAAAGACCATCGCCATAGTCGAAAAGCCATATTACCGCTATCTGAGGGGCTTTCTTTACATTGGTTACCGGAAAAGTGGAAAAAGATGGTCATTAGCAAGTCTTCCGCTACCGTAGAAATTACAGAATTAAATCGAAAATATTTCGAGATATGTGTGTTATCACAAGTAGTAACAGAGCTTAAGACAGGAGACTTATTTGTTGAACATAGCGATGAATATAATGATTATCGAGATCAGCTCATTACTTGGCCAGAGTATGAAGAGCAGATCAGTGATTACTGTACCCTACTTGAAATCCCACAAGATCCCAACGGCTTCGTGGAGACACTCCAGAGCGAGTTAGCCAATATGGCGACGGCAGTTGACCAGCAGTTTCCAGAGAATGAGTATGTAGATATTGATGATAATGGACTGATCATACACAAACATGAAAAAACCGCTGAGCCGATCTCACTCAAGAAACTTGACCAGGCAATCACGGAGCGCTTGCCAGAGCAAAATATCTTAGATGTTATGATTGAAGCAGAGAGCTGGTTAAGCTTGCATAAAAAATTTGGTCCAGTGACTGGATTTGACACTAAGCTTAAGGAGCCGCAAAAACGCTTCATTGCCACCTTATTTTGTTATGGATGTAACCTTGGGCCAGAGCAAACTGCTCGTTCCATTGAGGAGCTGAGTCGGAAGCAAGTAGCTTGGATGAATTTGCATCATATCACTGAAGAGCGCTTGGATAAGGCTATCCAAGCAGTAATTAATGCTTACAACAAGTTTCGTTTACCTAAATCTTGGGGCTCTGGCAAGCATGTTTCAGCAGATGGAACTAAGTGGAATCTGTATGAGCAAAACCTGCTATCAGAATATCACATTCGCTATGGTGGCTATGGGGGAATTGGTTATTACCATGTCTCTGATATGTATATTGCCTTGTTTAGTCACTTTATTTCTTGCGGGGTTTATGAAGCCATTTATATCCTTGATGGTTTGATAAAGAATGAATCAGATATCCAGCCAAATACCGTGCATGGTGATACCCAAGCACAAAGTACCCCTGTTTTTGGGCTTGCCCACTTGCTAGGTATTAATCTCATGCCAAGGATCCGCAAACCAAAAAAATTAATATTTTACCGGCCGCAGCGGGGTATCAATTATAAACATATTGATAGGTTATTTGGTGAGGCCATTAATTGGAGTCTCATTAAGACTCATCTGCCTGATATGCTACGTATTGCATTATCAATAAAATCTGGGGAAATTACACCTTCAACAATTCTCCGGCGCCTGGGTACAAAAAGCCGTAAAAATAAATTGTATTTTGCTTTTCGTGAATTGGGCAGAGCCATTCGAACCCGGTTTCTTCTCAAATATATTGGAGATATAGAACTTCGTAGGACCGTGCAAACAGCAACCAATAAAAGCGAAGAATTCAACCAATTTGCTCAATGGTTATTATTTGGAGGAGAGGGTGTAATTGCTGAAAATATACAGCATGAGCAGCGTAAAATAATCAAATACAATCACTTAGTAGCTAATTTAGTGATTTTGCACAATGTTAATAACATGACTCGGGTACTGAATGAGTTGAAAAAAGAAGGATTTGATATCACAACTGAACTTGTGGCTGGCCTGGCCCCTTATAGAACCTACCACCTAAACCGATTTGGCGATTATTCACTGCATTTAGGACGACAGATAGAGCCAATGAATTTTCAGACCACTTTTCTTTGA
- a CDS encoding tyrosine-type recombinase/integrase: MAQIGALSDINFPIHPHMLRHACGFKLANDGHDTRAIQHYLGHKNIQHTVKYTELTPERFLSFWHD, from the coding sequence TTGGCACAGATTGGAGCTTTATCTGATATTAACTTTCCTATTCACCCTCATATGTTGCGTCATGCATGCGGCTTCAAACTAGCAAACGATGGACATGATACACGAGCCATTCAGCATTATTTGGGACATAAAAATATTCAGCATACGGTTAAATATACAGAATTGACCCCTGAGCGCTTTCTATCGTTTTGGCATGATTAA
- a CDS encoding type II toxin-antitoxin system VapC family toxin — MIFDTSILIYAARGYDKAKQVIVDTPDRAISAVTYMEFVPFCRNKQELRQFEKMLETLQFKIHEIDPQISINARSYTKQFALSHSVEMGDALIAATAIRYNDTLCTTNIKHFKPISGLQLERFNVSE; from the coding sequence ATGATATTTGATACCAGTATTCTGATTTATGCCGCTCGTGGGTATGACAAAGCTAAACAAGTGATTGTTGATACCCCTGATCGCGCTATTTCTGCAGTGACTTATATGGAGTTTGTACCATTCTGTCGTAATAAGCAGGAGTTACGTCAGTTTGAAAAAATGCTAGAAACACTGCAGTTCAAAATTCATGAAATTGATCCGCAAATTTCCATCAATGCACGCAGCTATACCAAACAGTTTGCGCTTAGCCACAGTGTTGAAATGGGTGATGCCTTAATTGCTGCTACAGCCATACGCTATAACGACACATTGTGCACAACAAATATAAAACACTTTAAGCCTATTTCAGGCCTGCAGCTTGAACGTTTTAACGTCTCTGAATAA